One window of the Rosa rugosa chromosome 3, drRosRugo1.1, whole genome shotgun sequence genome contains the following:
- the LOC133738069 gene encoding pyruvate kinase isozyme A, chloroplastic-like, which produces MAVSSSHSIRTCFQIKAKSPGLNLEKRVFGLPVLQHGVACVGKKLKAKVGTKVEAVQVGLEGSETMTDLKGLGRALELDVVSERELREKGFLGLRKTKLVCTIGPACDSLEDLEKLVLGGMNVARLNMCHNTREWHRDVIRKIKKLNEEKGYSVSIMIDTEGSQIHVVDHGEPTSLKVQEDSIWLFTPEKFEGSVPFTVQANYEGFSEGIKVGDELVIDGGMARFEVIERLGSELRCKCIDSGLFLPCAKFSFWRDGKLVERNYELPTLSTKDWSDIEFGISEGIDFIAMSFVNDAESVRHLKDYLTIKSLKSVRVLAKIESLEALQKLEEIIEASDGVMIARVDLGVEIPLEQIPTVQEEITQVCRQLNKPVIVASQLLESMIEYPTPTRAEVADVSEAVRQYADALMLAGESAIGLYGQKALSVLQMTSSRMEAWSRVENRQDLLHLRQLGVSLPDRIAEQICNSAVGMANNLAVDAIFVYTKHGHMASLLSRNRPNPPIFAFTNDESTRMALNLQWGVTPLLVDLTDDMESNISSTIKLIKSKGLVKDGDTVLVVSDVTPTRSTLMAFQSIQVKTIA; this is translated from the exons ATGGCTGTCTCATCTAGCCATTCGATTCGTACGTGTTTTCAGATCAAAGCCAAGAGCCCGGGTTTGAATTTGGAGAAGAGGGTTTTTGGATTACCAGTTTTGCAACATGGGGTTGCTTGTGTTGGGAAGAAACTCAAGGCTAAAGTTGGGACTAAAGTTGAGGCAGTACAAGTGGGTTTGGAGGGGTCAGAGACTATGACTGATCTCAAGGGTTTAGGGAGGGCTTTGGAGCTTGATGTGGTGTCAGAGAGGGAGCTGAGGGAGAAGGGTTTCTTGGGGTTGAGGAAGACCAAGCTTGTGTGCACGATCGGTCCGGCGTGTGATTCTTTGGAGGATTTGGAGAAATTGGTGTTGGGTGGGATGAATGTGGCAAGGCTCAATATGTGTCACAACACTAGGGAGTGGCACCGGGATGTGATTCGGAAGATTAAGAAGTTGAATGAGGAAAAGGGGTATTCTGTTTCGATTATGATTGATACTGAAGGGAGTCAGATTCATGTTGTTGATCATGGAGAGCCGACCTCTCTCAAAGTTCAG GAGGATTCAATCTGGCTATTCACCCCTGAAAAATTTGAGGGTTCTGTTCCATTCACAGTTCAAGCAAACTACGAAGGTTTTTCTGAAG GTATTAAAGTGGGTGATGAACTTGTTATTGATGGTGGAATGGCACGCTTTGAAGTCATTGAAAGGCTTGGAAGTGAGCTACGTTGTAAGTGCATAGACTCCGGTTTGTTCCTGCCTTGTGCAAAGTTCAGCTTTTGGAGAGATGGGAAACTTGTGGAGAGGAACTATGAGCTTCCTACTCTGTCAACAAAG GATTGGTCTGACATCGAATTTGGAATTTCTGAAGGTATTGATTTCATCGCCATGTCCTTCGTAAATGATGCTGAATCTGTCAGGCATTTGAAAGATTACCTCACTATCAAATCACTCAA ATCCGTTAGAGTTTTGGCAAAAATTGAGAGCTTGGAAGCTCTTCAGAAGCTGGAAGAAATCATTGAAGCTTCTGATGGAGTCATGATTGCTCGGGTTGATCTTGGAGTTGAAATCCCACTCGAGCAGATTCCAACAGTCCAAGAGGAAATAACTCAAGTGTGTAGGCAGCTAAACAAGCCAGTAATTGTAGCTTCTCAACTACTTGAATCCATGATTGAATACCCAACCCCAACACGCGCTGAG GTTGCAGATGTCTCTGAAGCTGTTCGACAGTATGCAGATGCGTTGATGCTAGCTGGGGAATCAGCCATTGGATTATATGGGCAGAAGGCTCTATCTGTCCTTCAAATGACCAGCAGTAGAATGGAGGCATGGAGTCGTGTAGAAAACCGCCAAGATCTTCTGCATCTACGGCAACTAGGAGTCTCATTGCCTGATCGCATTGCTGAGCAGATATGCAATTCTGCTGTCGGAATGG CTAACAATCTCGCTGTGGATGCAATCTTCGTATACACCAAGCATGGACACATGGCATCACTCCTGTCACGCAACAGACCAAACCCTCCCATATTTGCTTTCACAAATGATGAGAGTACCAGAATGGCTCTGAATTTGCAGTGGGGAGTCACTCCACTTCTTGTTGATCTAACAGATGACATGGAGTCTAACATCTCAAGCACCATCAAACTCATAAAATCAAAGGGTTTGGTGAAAGATGGAGACACAGTTTTGGTGGTCTCAGATGTCACACCAACTCGCTCTACCCTGATGGCATTCCAATCAATCCAGGTGAAGACCATTGCGTAG
- the LOC133737053 gene encoding uncharacterized protein LOC133737053, with the protein MWSCPWSKKVWKFSFLNGVYKQWREPSFIDLLAHVVKTSSNEEVELFSVICWLLWKSRNRFKHEGVVEESKHIVWSANEWLNTFQDAQRSNETVTNDATQKRVQVKWRPPTAPNLKLNTDAAIDYKKKKAGLGMVVRDGEGKLKCAGHKVLPGNPSIVAIEALAVYHGLLLCREAGFQKLVVESDSTIVIDALNKTELDLSVEGGVLDDIKCLASTFKSVLWKKVNREGNIAAHKMAKHALIADKDRLWQEAGPPWLTDIILDECRN; encoded by the coding sequence ATGTGGAGCTGTCCTTGGTCTAAGAAGGTTTGGAAATTCTCATTCTTAAATGGAGTTTATAAACAATGGAGAGAACCTAGTTTCATTGACTTGCTTGCGCATGTGGTTAAAACTTCCTCCAACGAGGAGGTTGAATTGTTCAGTGTTATCTGTTGGTTACTTTGGAAGAGCAGGAACAGATTTAAGCACGAAGGAGTTGTGGAGGAGAGTAAGCATATTGTATGGAGTGCGAATGAGTGGTTAAACACCTTCCAAGATGCACAAAGGAGTAATGAGACCGTGACTAATGATGCAACACAAAAGAGAGTGCAAGTCAAGTGGAGGCCACCTACTGCACCAAATCTGAAGTTAAATACTGATGCAGCAATAGATTATAAAAAGAAGAAGGCTGGTCTAGGCATGGTTGTACGAGATGGTGAGGGGAAATTGAAGTGTGCAGGGCACAAGGTACTGCCAGGAAACCCATCTATTGTTGCTATTGAAGCTCTTGCTGTCTATCATGGACTACTTTTGTGTAGAGAAGCTGGTTTTCAGAAATTAGTAGTGGAGAGTGATTCCACCATAGTAATTGATGCGTTGAATAAGACAGAGCTTGATCTTAGTGTGGAGGGTGGAGTCTTGGATGATATTAAGTGCTTGGCTTCAACTTTCAAATCAGTCCTGTGGAAGAAAGTCAATAGAGAAGGCAATATTGCTGCACACAAGATGGCAAAGCATGCCTTGATAGCTGACAAAGATAGACTCTGGCAGGAAGCAGGGCCACCTTGGCTTACTGATATCATTTTAGATGAATGTAGAAATTGA